The following are encoded together in the Chaetodon trifascialis isolate fChaTrf1 chromosome 3, fChaTrf1.hap1, whole genome shotgun sequence genome:
- the LOC139329178 gene encoding keratin, type II cytoskeletal 8-like, translating into MSVRAMKTTTFSSVSSSRGPSQGFSSRSFSGYGGRGVGSGRQNYAVRSSYGGVGSSGAAVGAGGFKVVGGYVAGGSGRGGGGVEFGYVGFGGGMGGGMANEVVTPITAVTVNKSLLAPLNLEIDPTIQVVRTQEKEQIKTLNNRFASFIDKVRFLEQQNKMLETKWKLLQEQTTSRSNTDAMFEAYIANLRKQLDNLGHEKAKLESDLHHMTGLVEDFKNKYEDEINKRNECENNFVLTKKDTDAAYMVKVELEAKLDGLSDEIEFLRQIFEAEIQELQGQIKDTSVVVEMDNSRNLDMDAIVAEVRAQYEDIANRSRAEAESWYQTKYAEMQQSAGRYGDDLKSTKAEIADMNRRIMRLQSEIDMAKSQRNSLEAQIAEAEERGELAVKDAKLRIRDLEEALQRAKQDMAMQVRQYQELMNVKLALDIEIATYRKLLEGEEDRLAAGIKTTVSKQTSMNYNAYGLESSRTPSYVSCSFGGVKASSGSFAAPEGAAVKSTTVTKTETVVIKTEEKKEEEEKEEEVEEQAAIEEPAAVEKKEQEQVEAEAVPEE; encoded by the exons ATGTCTGTGAGAGCCATGAAGACCACCACCTTCTCTTCTGTGTCGTCTTCCAGGGGCCCATCCCAGGGCTTCAGCAGCCGCTCCTTCTCTGGCTATGGTGGCCGTGGTGTGGGTAGCGGCAGGCAGAACTACGCTGTCCGCAGCTCTTATGGGGGAGTGGGCAGCAGTGGTGcagctgtgggtgctggggggtTTAAGGTGGTCGGTGGGTATGTTGCTGGGGGGTctggacgaggaggaggtggagtagAGTTTGGCTATGTGGGCTTCGGTGGAGGTATGGGAGGTGGCATGGCCAATGAGGTGGTGACCCCCATCACTGCGGTGACTGTGAACAAGAGCCTGCTGGCCCCCCTGAACCTGGAGATTGACCCCACCATCCAGGTGGTCCGCACCCAGGAGAAGGAGCAGATCAAGACCCTGAACAACCGCTTTGCTTCCTTCATTGACAAG gtacGTTTCCTGGAACAGCAGAACAAAATGCTTGAGACCAAATGGAAACTTCTGCAGGAACAGACCACGTCTCGCTCCAACACTGACGCCATGTTCGAAGCCTACATCGCCAACTTGCGTAAGCAGCTAGACAACCTGGGACATGAAAAAGCCAAGCTAGAGTCCGACCTGCATCACATGACAGGCCTGGTTGAGGACTTCAAAAACAA gtaTGAGGATGAGATCAACAAGCGCAATGAGTGTGAGAATAACTTTGTCCTCACAAAGAAG GACACTGATGCAGCCTACATGGTCAAAGTGGAGCTGGAAGCCAAACTGGACGGGCTCTCTGATGAGATTGAGTTCTTGAGGCAGATCTTTGAAGCA GAAATCCAAGAGCTGCAGGGCCAGATCAAGGACACATCTGTTGTGGTGGAGATGGACAACAGCCgcaaccttgacatggatgctATCGTTGCGGAAGTGCGCGCCCAGTATGAAGACATTGCCAACCGTAGCAGAGCTGAGGCCGAGTCATGGTACCAGACAAAG TATGCAGAGATGCAGCAGTCAGCAGGCAGATATGGTGACGACCTGAAGTCAACCAAGGCTGAGATCGCTGACATGAACCGCAGGATAATGAGGCTCCAGTCTGAAATTGACATGGCTAAATCACAG CGGAACAGCTTGGAAGCTCAAATTGCAGAGGCTGAGGAACGAGGAGAGCTGGCGGTGAAGGACGCTAAACTCCGCATCAGAGACCTGGAGGAAGCTCTCCAGAGAGCCAAGCAGGATATGGCCATGCAAGTCCGCCAGTACCAGGAACTGATGAACGTGAAGCTGGCTCTGGACATTGAGATTGCCACCtacaggaagctgctggaaggagaggaggacag gtTAGCAGCTGGAATCAAGACCACTGTATCCAAACAGACTT CGATGAACTACAATGCCTATGGCCTGGAGAGCTCCCGCACCCCATCCTACGTCAGCTGCTCCTTTGGTGGAGTCAAGGCCAGCAGCGGCTCTTTCGCCGCCCCAGAGGGAGCAGCGGTGAAGAGCACCACCGTCACTAAGACGGAAACTGTGGTGAtcaagacagaggagaagaaggaggaagaggagaaggaggaggaggtggaagagcaGGCAGCAATCGAGGAGCCAGCTGCTGTGgagaagaaggagcaggagcaggtggaggctgaAGCTGTTCCTGAGGAGTGA
- the eif4ba gene encoding eukaryotic translation initiation factor 4Ba isoform X4: protein MAASAKKKNKKGKTLTLTDFLAEDSGGSTVVPSYPAKSTSWADETDDLDGDVSTSWHTEEDSYRAPPIDRSILPTAPRSAREPNIDRSRLPRSPPYTAFLGNLPYDVTEDSIKDFFRGLAISAVRLPREPSNPERLKGFGYAEFDDVDSLLRALSLNEENLGNRRIRVDIADQSNDKERDSGSMGGRDRGGRMSDMGPDKTDSDWRARPSADSDDGPQRRDDAFGERSRDRYESDRYRDGPRRDNDRYDGGRDRYRDRYDDRDRRDYDRGGYDSRGGGGGRRAFGSGFRRDYDDSRGSSDRYGDRDRYGEREDRYERRDERREDRAPQQRPKLNLKPRSVPKEEEGSGSSGSSQAAPPSSGSRASSIFGAAKPVDTAAKEREVEERLKKQEERLQRQLEEDKGRAPDRKMRDRDPSWRNEESHTERSRTGSESSQHGSTSRGSRCRDSERSGENEVFSGREGDSSSPGASPQPTSTGSAKEPLKVMPAPPPKENAWAKRSAASTGSSDGDGRPPVSPVSPSGSGPPKLSSADVIGSGKEVQLSQ from the exons ATGGCGGCGTCAG ctaagaagaagaataagaaggGGAAGACCCTCACTCTGACTGACTTCCTGGCAGAGGACAGTGGAGGCAGCACCGTGGTCcccagctacccggccaagTCCACTAGCTGGGCAGATGAGACTGATGACCTGGATGGCGATG TTTCCACCTCGTGGCACACGGAGGAGGATAGCTACCGGGCACCACCCATTGACCGCTCCATCCTGCCCACAGCACCTCGCTCGGCTCGTGAACCCAATATCGACCGGTCCCGACTGCCCCGCAGCCCGCCTTACACGGCCTTCCTGGGCAACCTGCCCTATGATGTCACTGAGGATTCAATCAAAGACTTCTTCCGCGGCTTGGCA ATCAGTGCAGTGCGTCTGCCTCGAGAGCCCAGTAATCCAGAGAGGCTGAAGGGCTTTGGATATGCTGAATTTGATGATGTGGATTCCCTCCTGAGGGCCCTTAGTCTCaatgaggag AACCTGGGAAACCGAAGGATCCGTGTAGACATTGCTGACCAGTCGAATGATAAAG agagagacagtggatCTATGGGAGGCCGAGACAGGGGTGGACGGATGTCAGACATGGGTCCTGACAAGACGGACAGTGACTGGAGGGCTCGACCCAGTGCAGATTCTGACGATGGACCTCAAAGGAGAGATGATGCCTTTGGAGAGA GATCACGGGACCGTTACGAGTCGGATCGTTACAGAGATGGGCCACGCAGGGACAACGACCGTTATGACGGAGGAAGAGACCGTTATCGGGATCGGTATGACGACAGGGACCGCAGGGACTACGACAGAGGAG GTTATGACTCTCGTGGAGGCGGTGGAGGTCGTCGGGCCTTTGGCAGTGGTTTCCGCCGCGATTATGATGATAGTCGGGGTAGCAGTGATCGTTATGGGGACCGGGATCGCTATGGCGAACGTGAAGACCGGTACGAGAGACGGGATGAGAGACGTGAGGACAGAG ctcctcagcaGAGACCCAAGTTGAACCTGAAGCCCCGTAGCGTGcccaaggaggaggaaggtagTGGCAGCAGTGGAAGTTCCCAAGCTGCTCCTCCGAGCTCAGGCAGTAGGGCCTCATCCATCTTTGGTGCAGCCAAGCCGGTTGACACCGCAGCcaaggagagggaggtggaggagaggctgaagaaacaggaagagaggctgcagaggcagCTGGAAGAGGACAAAGGCCGGGCACCTGACAGAAAGATGAGAGACAG gGATCCAAGCTGGCGCAATGAGGAATCTCACACTGAACGTTCTCGTACAGGAAGTGAGTCTTCACAGCACGGAAGCACCTCAAGAG GGTCTCGGTGTCGAGATAGCGAGCGCTCTGGGGAGAATGAGGTTTTCAGTGGGAGAGAAGGTGACTCCTCTTCCCCTGGGGCCTCCCCACAGCCCACCTCTACCGGCTCTGCCAAGGAGCCACTGAAGGTGATGCCTGCACCTCCTCCCAAGGAGAACGCCTGGGCCAAGAGAAGTGCAGCCAGCACAGGCTCTAGCGATGGTGATGGACGACCTCCAGTCTCTCCTGTCTCCCCAAGCGGTTCGGGTCCTCCCAAGCTCAG ctctgcagATGTAATCGGATCTGGAAAAG aAGTTCAGCTCAGCCAGTAA
- the eif4ba gene encoding eukaryotic translation initiation factor 4Ba isoform X2 yields MAASAKKKNKKGKTLTLTDFLAEDSGGSTVVPSYPAKSTSWADETDDLDGDVSTSWHTEEDSYRAPPIDRSILPTAPRSAREPNIDRSRLPRSPPYTAFLGNLPYDVTEDSIKDFFRGLAISAVRLPREPSNPERLKGFGYAEFDDVDSLLRALSLNEENLGNRRIRVDIADQSNDKERDSGSMGGRDRGGRMSDMGPDKTDSDWRARPSADSDDGPQRRDDAFGERSRDRYESDRYRDGPRRDNDRYDGGRDRYRDRYDDRDRRDYDRGGYDSRGGGGGRRAFGSGFRRDYDDSRGSSDRYGDRDRYGEREDRYERRDERREDRAPQQRPKLNLKPRSVPKEEEGSGSSGSSQAAPPSSGSRASSIFGAAKPVDTAAKEREVEERLKKQEERLQRQLEEDKGRAPDRKMRDRDPSWRNEESHTERSRTGSESSQHGSTSRGSRCRDSERSGENEVFSGREGDSSSPGASPQPTSTGSAKEPLKVMPAPPPKENAWAKRSAASTGSSDGDGRPPVSPVSPSGSGPPKLSSADVIGSGKDENKAEGVRRDRGPPRARMGPAGPGAGRGRGEGPNRDRRKEADRSSAQPVSTPLC; encoded by the exons ATGGCGGCGTCAG ctaagaagaagaataagaaggGGAAGACCCTCACTCTGACTGACTTCCTGGCAGAGGACAGTGGAGGCAGCACCGTGGTCcccagctacccggccaagTCCACTAGCTGGGCAGATGAGACTGATGACCTGGATGGCGATG TTTCCACCTCGTGGCACACGGAGGAGGATAGCTACCGGGCACCACCCATTGACCGCTCCATCCTGCCCACAGCACCTCGCTCGGCTCGTGAACCCAATATCGACCGGTCCCGACTGCCCCGCAGCCCGCCTTACACGGCCTTCCTGGGCAACCTGCCCTATGATGTCACTGAGGATTCAATCAAAGACTTCTTCCGCGGCTTGGCA ATCAGTGCAGTGCGTCTGCCTCGAGAGCCCAGTAATCCAGAGAGGCTGAAGGGCTTTGGATATGCTGAATTTGATGATGTGGATTCCCTCCTGAGGGCCCTTAGTCTCaatgaggag AACCTGGGAAACCGAAGGATCCGTGTAGACATTGCTGACCAGTCGAATGATAAAG agagagacagtggatCTATGGGAGGCCGAGACAGGGGTGGACGGATGTCAGACATGGGTCCTGACAAGACGGACAGTGACTGGAGGGCTCGACCCAGTGCAGATTCTGACGATGGACCTCAAAGGAGAGATGATGCCTTTGGAGAGA GATCACGGGACCGTTACGAGTCGGATCGTTACAGAGATGGGCCACGCAGGGACAACGACCGTTATGACGGAGGAAGAGACCGTTATCGGGATCGGTATGACGACAGGGACCGCAGGGACTACGACAGAGGAG GTTATGACTCTCGTGGAGGCGGTGGAGGTCGTCGGGCCTTTGGCAGTGGTTTCCGCCGCGATTATGATGATAGTCGGGGTAGCAGTGATCGTTATGGGGACCGGGATCGCTATGGCGAACGTGAAGACCGGTACGAGAGACGGGATGAGAGACGTGAGGACAGAG ctcctcagcaGAGACCCAAGTTGAACCTGAAGCCCCGTAGCGTGcccaaggaggaggaaggtagTGGCAGCAGTGGAAGTTCCCAAGCTGCTCCTCCGAGCTCAGGCAGTAGGGCCTCATCCATCTTTGGTGCAGCCAAGCCGGTTGACACCGCAGCcaaggagagggaggtggaggagaggctgaagaaacaggaagagaggctgcagaggcagCTGGAAGAGGACAAAGGCCGGGCACCTGACAGAAAGATGAGAGACAG gGATCCAAGCTGGCGCAATGAGGAATCTCACACTGAACGTTCTCGTACAGGAAGTGAGTCTTCACAGCACGGAAGCACCTCAAGAG GGTCTCGGTGTCGAGATAGCGAGCGCTCTGGGGAGAATGAGGTTTTCAGTGGGAGAGAAGGTGACTCCTCTTCCCCTGGGGCCTCCCCACAGCCCACCTCTACCGGCTCTGCCAAGGAGCCACTGAAGGTGATGCCTGCACCTCCTCCCAAGGAGAACGCCTGGGCCAAGAGAAGTGCAGCCAGCACAGGCTCTAGCGATGGTGATGGACGACCTCCAGTCTCTCCTGTCTCCCCAAGCGGTTCGGGTCCTCCCAAGCTCAG ctctgcagATGTAATCGGATCTGGAAAAG ATGAGAACAAGGCTGAAGGTGTGCGTCGGGACCGGGGGCCCCCACGGGCAAGAATGGGGCCTGCAGGGCCTGGAGCAGGGCGGGGCCGAGGAGAGGGGCCCAACAGAGACCGAAGAAAGGAGGCAGACAG aAGTTCAGCTCAGCCAGTAAGTACGCCGCTTTGCTAA
- the LOC139329182 gene encoding keratin, type I cytoskeletal 18-like — protein MSYRRSNMQQIPSSHMSMTRSIPQQRAISIYGGAGGQGARISAISTSSLRSSAPMTSSSSAFKLSSGMGSGVGGAGASVATGGGITSGIIGNERGAMQNLNDRLANYLETVRNLEQANKELEMKIMEAMEKAGPDMRDYSKYEPIIDDLRRQIFDKIAENARFVLQIDNARLAADDFKVKFDNEVAIRQSVEADIAGLKKVIDDTNMTRMNIESEIETVREELAFLKKNHENEVMELRNQISQSGVQVDVDAPKGQDLSQIMEDVRANYEKIAMKNADDLKRWHENQIAEVQVQVSQNTEALQGAQTEVGDLSRQIQTLEIELASQQSLKASLEDTLRNTELRNNMEMEKYNGIIIRLEEELTKLRANIQQQTQDYEALLNMKMKLEAEISTYKGLLDGGDYKLQDALDELAATI, from the exons ATGAGCTACAGAAGATCCAACATGCAGCAGATACCTTCTTCCCACATGTCCATGACCCGATCCATACCCCAGCAGCGTGCCATCAGCATTTATGGTGGTGCTGGTGGACAGGGTGCTCGCATATCCGCCATCTCCACATCTTCTCTCCGGTCTAGTGCCCCAAtgacctcttcttcctctgccttcaAGCTGAGCAGTGGAATGGGCTCTGGTGTTGGTGGTGCCGGTGCATCTGTGGCAACTGGCGGTGGTATCACTTCTGGGATCATTGGCAACGAGAGGGGAGCCATGCAGAACCTGAACGACCGCCTGGCCAACTACCTGGAAACGGTGAGGAACCTGGAACAGGCCAACAAGGAGCTGGAGATGAAGATCATGGAGGCTATGGAGAAGGCAGGGCCTGACATGAGAGACTACAGCAAGTATGAACCCATCATAGATGACCTACGCAGGCAG aTCTTTGATAAGATTGCGGAGAACGCTCGTTTTGTGCTCCAGATCGACAATGCCCGTCTTGCTGCTGATGACTTCAAAGTAAA GTTCGACAATGAGGTGGCAATCCGTCAGTCTGTGGAGGCCGACATTGCTGGGCTGAAGAAAGTCATAGATGACACCAACATGACCAGGATGAACATTGAGAGTGAGATCGAAACCGTGAGGGAGGAACTTGCCTTCCTAAAGAAGAACCATGAGAAT GAGGTGATGGAGCTGAGGAATCAGATCTCTCAGTCAGGCGTGCAAGTGGACGTTGATGCTCCCAAAGGTCAGGACCTGTCCCAGATCATGGAGGATGTGAGGGCTAACTATGAGAAGATTGCCATGAAGAATGCAGATGACCTCAAACGATGGCATGAAAATCAG ATTGCAgaggtgcaggtgcaggtaTCACAGAACACAGAGGCTCTCCAGGGAGCCCAGACAGAGGTCGGTGACTTATCCAGACAGATACAGACCCTGGAAATTGAACTTGCATCCCAGCAGAGCTTA AAAGCCTCCTTAGAGGACACATTACGCAACACAGAGCTACGAAACAACATGGAAATGGAAAAGTACAACGGCATCATTATCcgactggaggaggagctgaccAAATTGCGTGCaaacattcagcaacagacCCAAGATTATGAGGCCCTGCTCAACATGAAGATGAAACTGGAGGCCGAGATTTCCACTTACAAGGGTCTTCTGGATGGTGGAGACTACAA GCTCCAGGATGCactggatgagctggcagccaCAATCTAA
- the eif4ba gene encoding eukaryotic translation initiation factor 4Ba isoform X1, translated as MAASAKKKNKKGKTLTLTDFLAEDSGGSTVVPSYPAKSTSWADETDDLDGDVSTSWHTEEDSYRAPPIDRSILPTAPRSAREPNIDRSRLPRSPPYTAFLGNLPYDVTEDSIKDFFRGLAISAVRLPREPSNPERLKGFGYAEFDDVDSLLRALSLNEENLGNRRIRVDIADQSNDKERDSGSMGGRDRGGRMSDMGPDKTDSDWRARPSADSDDGPQRRDDAFGERSRDRYESDRYRDGPRRDNDRYDGGRDRYRDRYDDRDRRDYDRGGYDSRGGGGGRRAFGSGFRRDYDDSRGSSDRYGDRDRYGEREDRYERRDERREDRAPQQRPKLNLKPRSVPKEEEGSGSSGSSQAAPPSSGSRASSIFGAAKPVDTAAKEREVEERLKKQEERLQRQLEEDKGRAPDRKMRDRDPSWRNEESHTERSRTGSESSQHGSTSRGSRCRDSERSGENEVFSGREGDSSSPGASPQPTSTGSAKEPLKVMPAPPPKENAWAKRSAASTGSSDGDGRPPVSPVSPSGSGPPKLSSADVIGSGKDENKAEGVRRDRGPPRARMGPAGPGAGRGRGEGPNRDRRKEADRKDNRRDRDSRPTPEPKKFEETPTPKFSSASKYAALLMDGDQGDDAEDVE; from the exons ATGGCGGCGTCAG ctaagaagaagaataagaaggGGAAGACCCTCACTCTGACTGACTTCCTGGCAGAGGACAGTGGAGGCAGCACCGTGGTCcccagctacccggccaagTCCACTAGCTGGGCAGATGAGACTGATGACCTGGATGGCGATG TTTCCACCTCGTGGCACACGGAGGAGGATAGCTACCGGGCACCACCCATTGACCGCTCCATCCTGCCCACAGCACCTCGCTCGGCTCGTGAACCCAATATCGACCGGTCCCGACTGCCCCGCAGCCCGCCTTACACGGCCTTCCTGGGCAACCTGCCCTATGATGTCACTGAGGATTCAATCAAAGACTTCTTCCGCGGCTTGGCA ATCAGTGCAGTGCGTCTGCCTCGAGAGCCCAGTAATCCAGAGAGGCTGAAGGGCTTTGGATATGCTGAATTTGATGATGTGGATTCCCTCCTGAGGGCCCTTAGTCTCaatgaggag AACCTGGGAAACCGAAGGATCCGTGTAGACATTGCTGACCAGTCGAATGATAAAG agagagacagtggatCTATGGGAGGCCGAGACAGGGGTGGACGGATGTCAGACATGGGTCCTGACAAGACGGACAGTGACTGGAGGGCTCGACCCAGTGCAGATTCTGACGATGGACCTCAAAGGAGAGATGATGCCTTTGGAGAGA GATCACGGGACCGTTACGAGTCGGATCGTTACAGAGATGGGCCACGCAGGGACAACGACCGTTATGACGGAGGAAGAGACCGTTATCGGGATCGGTATGACGACAGGGACCGCAGGGACTACGACAGAGGAG GTTATGACTCTCGTGGAGGCGGTGGAGGTCGTCGGGCCTTTGGCAGTGGTTTCCGCCGCGATTATGATGATAGTCGGGGTAGCAGTGATCGTTATGGGGACCGGGATCGCTATGGCGAACGTGAAGACCGGTACGAGAGACGGGATGAGAGACGTGAGGACAGAG ctcctcagcaGAGACCCAAGTTGAACCTGAAGCCCCGTAGCGTGcccaaggaggaggaaggtagTGGCAGCAGTGGAAGTTCCCAAGCTGCTCCTCCGAGCTCAGGCAGTAGGGCCTCATCCATCTTTGGTGCAGCCAAGCCGGTTGACACCGCAGCcaaggagagggaggtggaggagaggctgaagaaacaggaagagaggctgcagaggcagCTGGAAGAGGACAAAGGCCGGGCACCTGACAGAAAGATGAGAGACAG gGATCCAAGCTGGCGCAATGAGGAATCTCACACTGAACGTTCTCGTACAGGAAGTGAGTCTTCACAGCACGGAAGCACCTCAAGAG GGTCTCGGTGTCGAGATAGCGAGCGCTCTGGGGAGAATGAGGTTTTCAGTGGGAGAGAAGGTGACTCCTCTTCCCCTGGGGCCTCCCCACAGCCCACCTCTACCGGCTCTGCCAAGGAGCCACTGAAGGTGATGCCTGCACCTCCTCCCAAGGAGAACGCCTGGGCCAAGAGAAGTGCAGCCAGCACAGGCTCTAGCGATGGTGATGGACGACCTCCAGTCTCTCCTGTCTCCCCAAGCGGTTCGGGTCCTCCCAAGCTCAG ctctgcagATGTAATCGGATCTGGAAAAG ATGAGAACAAGGCTGAAGGTGTGCGTCGGGACCGGGGGCCCCCACGGGCAAGAATGGGGCCTGCAGGGCCTGGAGCAGGGCGGGGCCGAGGAGAGGGGCCCAACAGAGACCGAAGAAAGGAGGCAGACAG AAAGGATAACAGAAGAGACCGAGACTCCAGACCAACCCCAGAGCCAAAGAAATTTGAAGAAACCCCAACCCCT aAGTTCAGCTCAGCCAGTAAGTACGCCGCTTTGCTAATGGATGGAGACCAAGGAGACGACGCAGAGGACGTAGAATAG
- the eif4ba gene encoding eukaryotic translation initiation factor 4Ba isoform X3 has protein sequence MAASAKKKNKKGKTLTLTDFLAEDSGGSTVVPSYPAKSTSWADETDDLDGDVSTSWHTEEDSYRAPPIDRSILPTAPRSAREPNIDRSRLPRSPPYTAFLGNLPYDVTEDSIKDFFRGLAISAVRLPREPSNPERLKGFGYAEFDDVDSLLRALSLNEENLGNRRIRVDIADQSNDKERDSGSMGGRDRGGRMSDMGPDKTDSDWRARPSADSDDGPQRRDDAFGERSRDRYESDRYRDGPRRDNDRYDGGRDRYRDRYDDRDRRDYDRGGYDSRGGGGGRRAFGSGFRRDYDDSRGSSDRYGDRDRYGEREDRYERRDERREDRAPQQRPKLNLKPRSVPKEEEGSGSSGSSQAAPPSSGSRASSIFGAAKPVDTAAKEREVEERLKKQEERLQRQLEEDKGRAPDRKMRDRDPSWRNEESHTERSRTGSESSQHGSTSRGSRCRDSERSGENEVFSGREGDSSSPGASPQPTSTGSAKEPLKVMPAPPPKENAWAKRSAASTGSSDGDGRPPVSPVSPSGSGPPKLSSADVIGSGKERITEETETPDQPQSQRNLKKPQPLSSAQPVSTPLC, from the exons ATGGCGGCGTCAG ctaagaagaagaataagaaggGGAAGACCCTCACTCTGACTGACTTCCTGGCAGAGGACAGTGGAGGCAGCACCGTGGTCcccagctacccggccaagTCCACTAGCTGGGCAGATGAGACTGATGACCTGGATGGCGATG TTTCCACCTCGTGGCACACGGAGGAGGATAGCTACCGGGCACCACCCATTGACCGCTCCATCCTGCCCACAGCACCTCGCTCGGCTCGTGAACCCAATATCGACCGGTCCCGACTGCCCCGCAGCCCGCCTTACACGGCCTTCCTGGGCAACCTGCCCTATGATGTCACTGAGGATTCAATCAAAGACTTCTTCCGCGGCTTGGCA ATCAGTGCAGTGCGTCTGCCTCGAGAGCCCAGTAATCCAGAGAGGCTGAAGGGCTTTGGATATGCTGAATTTGATGATGTGGATTCCCTCCTGAGGGCCCTTAGTCTCaatgaggag AACCTGGGAAACCGAAGGATCCGTGTAGACATTGCTGACCAGTCGAATGATAAAG agagagacagtggatCTATGGGAGGCCGAGACAGGGGTGGACGGATGTCAGACATGGGTCCTGACAAGACGGACAGTGACTGGAGGGCTCGACCCAGTGCAGATTCTGACGATGGACCTCAAAGGAGAGATGATGCCTTTGGAGAGA GATCACGGGACCGTTACGAGTCGGATCGTTACAGAGATGGGCCACGCAGGGACAACGACCGTTATGACGGAGGAAGAGACCGTTATCGGGATCGGTATGACGACAGGGACCGCAGGGACTACGACAGAGGAG GTTATGACTCTCGTGGAGGCGGTGGAGGTCGTCGGGCCTTTGGCAGTGGTTTCCGCCGCGATTATGATGATAGTCGGGGTAGCAGTGATCGTTATGGGGACCGGGATCGCTATGGCGAACGTGAAGACCGGTACGAGAGACGGGATGAGAGACGTGAGGACAGAG ctcctcagcaGAGACCCAAGTTGAACCTGAAGCCCCGTAGCGTGcccaaggaggaggaaggtagTGGCAGCAGTGGAAGTTCCCAAGCTGCTCCTCCGAGCTCAGGCAGTAGGGCCTCATCCATCTTTGGTGCAGCCAAGCCGGTTGACACCGCAGCcaaggagagggaggtggaggagaggctgaagaaacaggaagagaggctgcagaggcagCTGGAAGAGGACAAAGGCCGGGCACCTGACAGAAAGATGAGAGACAG gGATCCAAGCTGGCGCAATGAGGAATCTCACACTGAACGTTCTCGTACAGGAAGTGAGTCTTCACAGCACGGAAGCACCTCAAGAG GGTCTCGGTGTCGAGATAGCGAGCGCTCTGGGGAGAATGAGGTTTTCAGTGGGAGAGAAGGTGACTCCTCTTCCCCTGGGGCCTCCCCACAGCCCACCTCTACCGGCTCTGCCAAGGAGCCACTGAAGGTGATGCCTGCACCTCCTCCCAAGGAGAACGCCTGGGCCAAGAGAAGTGCAGCCAGCACAGGCTCTAGCGATGGTGATGGACGACCTCCAGTCTCTCCTGTCTCCCCAAGCGGTTCGGGTCCTCCCAAGCTCAG ctctgcagATGTAATCGGATCTGGAAAAG AAAGGATAACAGAAGAGACCGAGACTCCAGACCAACCCCAGAGCCAAAGAAATTTGAAGAAACCCCAACCCCT aAGTTCAGCTCAGCCAGTAAGTACGCCGCTTTGCTAA